The Deltaproteobacteria bacterium nucleotide sequence TCCATTTGACGAAGGGAGTGAATTGCAGGGGACATGCCACGCTCGCCCTCGGTGCGCCCGCCGAAGATCGCGACGATTTTTTCCGCAGCCTCGGGAAGTGCCCACGACGCGCAGCGGCTCGGGGCCCCCTACCCGGAGGCCTGACTAGCCGCTATGTCTTGTGGGCAGCGCCCTCGAATGCGCTGGCCCGGGCGCTGCCTTTGTGCGATGAGCACGACTCGGGATGCGCCCCGTGGATCACGCGAAATACATGCAGCTCGCGCTCGAGCTGGCGGGGCTGGCCGCGGCGCAGGCCGAGGTGCCGGTGGGCGCCGTGGTCGTGGACGGGGACCAGGTCATCGGTCGCGGCTACAACCGCCGCACGCTGGATGCGGATCCCACGGCTCACGCCGAGGTGGTGGCCCTGCGAGAGGCCGCCCGGGCGCGCGGGAGCTGGCGGCTCGAAGGCACCCGTCTATATGTAACGCTCGAGCCGTGTCCGATGTGCGCCGGGGCCCTCGTCAATGCCCGGGTGGCGCAGGTCGTCTACGGGTGCGCGGATCCCAAGGCCGGGGCCCTGCGCACCCTGTACGCTCTTTGCGAGGATCCGCGCCTGAATCACCGGGTGGAGGTGGTCCGGGGGATCCTGGCCGAGGCCTGCAGCCGCGCGCTGACCGAGTTCTTCGCCGAGCTGCGGCGCGGGTGAGCCCAGCCCGCGGGGCGCGCCTGGTCTGAAGGCCGGGGCGTGGTGGCGCTGCGTGCAGCGACGGGAGCCCCGCTCCGCGCCCCTGCCCGGGGTGGCCAGGAATCGGTCGC carries:
- a CDS encoding nucleoside deaminase, yielding MRPVDHAKYMQLALELAGLAAAQAEVPVGAVVVDGDQVIGRGYNRRTLDADPTAHAEVVALREAARARGSWRLEGTRLYVTLEPCPMCAGALVNARVAQVVYGCADPKAGALRTLYALCEDPRLNHRVEVVRGILAEACSRALTEFFAELRRG